In Streptomyces thermolilacinus SPC6, a single genomic region encodes these proteins:
- a CDS encoding mechanosensitive ion channel family protein — translation MTQYVSTTSLAVDFQQGITDAWSRVATFVPKFVAFLVILAIGWFVSKIIAKVVDRVLRKVGFERLSERAGSDRMLANSQYDATGIVSKVVYYGLLLVTLQLAFGVFGPNPISGMIDSIVAWLPKALVALVLVVVAMAIANAVRNIVRGVLSGVSYGNTVATVVWGVIIALGVIAALGQAGIATAVTQPVLYAVLAAAAGILIVGVGGGAIVPMRQRMERWMSSAEQESAKAKAGTGAYMAGREDAMSQQRREQERQRRGMGGGTGGANRM, via the coding sequence ATGACCCAGTACGTCTCGACCACCAGCCTTGCGGTGGACTTTCAGCAGGGCATCACCGACGCCTGGTCGAGGGTCGCCACGTTCGTCCCGAAGTTCGTGGCCTTCCTGGTCATCCTGGCCATCGGCTGGTTCGTGTCCAAGATCATCGCCAAGGTGGTGGACCGGGTCCTGCGGAAGGTCGGCTTCGAGCGGCTCAGCGAGCGCGCGGGCTCCGACCGCATGCTCGCGAACTCCCAGTACGACGCCACCGGCATCGTCAGCAAGGTCGTCTACTACGGGCTCCTCCTGGTCACCCTCCAGCTCGCCTTCGGCGTCTTCGGGCCGAACCCGATCAGCGGCATGATCGACAGCATCGTCGCCTGGCTGCCGAAGGCCCTGGTCGCGCTGGTCCTGGTGGTCGTCGCGATGGCCATCGCCAACGCCGTCCGCAACATCGTGCGCGGCGTCCTCTCCGGCGTCTCGTACGGCAACACCGTCGCCACCGTCGTCTGGGGCGTGATTATCGCGCTCGGTGTGATCGCCGCGCTGGGCCAGGCCGGTATCGCCACGGCCGTCACGCAGCCGGTGCTGTACGCGGTGCTCGCCGCGGCGGCCGGCATCCTGATCGTCGGCGTCGGCGGCGGCGCGATCGTGCCGATGCGGCAGCGGATGGAGCGCTGGATGAGCTCCGCCGAGCAGGAGTCGGCCAAGGCCAAGGCCGGTACAGGGGCGTACATGGCCGGCCGTGAGGACGCGATGAGCCAGCAGCGGCGGGAGCAGGAGCGCCAGCGGCGCGGGATGGGCGGCGGCACGGGCGGCGCGAACCGGATGTGA
- a CDS encoding DUF6401 family natural product biosynthesis protein, giving the protein MPSLSPLTTVATTFAPRLAEFAFEPGFVAAVDQHVAALRERIGAVGPELVPGPPDEEALSDYALGFLDALAETGWDEPPGYDFAVCRLTAICWLIRRYDLLGARAEARGPLDAHGVRDPDLDFGLGLDQDRDLDPD; this is encoded by the coding sequence GTGCCTTCCTTGTCGCCTCTCACCACCGTCGCCACGACGTTCGCGCCGCGCCTGGCCGAGTTCGCCTTCGAGCCCGGTTTCGTCGCCGCCGTCGACCAGCACGTGGCCGCGCTGCGCGAGCGCATCGGCGCCGTCGGCCCGGAGCTGGTGCCGGGGCCGCCGGACGAGGAGGCGCTCTCCGACTACGCGCTCGGCTTCCTCGACGCGCTCGCCGAGACCGGCTGGGACGAGCCGCCGGGGTACGACTTCGCCGTCTGCCGACTGACGGCCATCTGCTGGCTGATACGCCGGTACGACCTGCTGGGCGCCCGGGCCGAGGCCCGGGGCCCGCTCGACGCGCACGGCGTACGGGACCCGGACCTAGACTTCGGCCTCGGCCTCGACCAGGACCGCGACCTGGATCCGGACTGA
- a CDS encoding SsgA family sporulation/cell division regulator: MNAVLHDKLFMRLHELPVLAHMTYDENDPYAVRVAFTDGEYVYAEWRLDRGMLREGMRREVGEGDVRIWPGVHIELCGEADFTVGEESLARFLERTYEVVPEGEERVDVDGLVTRLLTAG; this comes from the coding sequence ATGAACGCGGTCCTGCACGACAAGCTCTTCATGCGCCTTCACGAACTGCCGGTGCTGGCCCATATGACCTACGACGAGAACGACCCGTACGCGGTCCGCGTGGCGTTCACGGACGGTGAGTACGTGTACGCGGAGTGGCGCCTCGACCGGGGGATGCTCCGGGAGGGGATGCGGCGCGAGGTCGGCGAGGGAGATGTCCGAATCTGGCCGGGTGTCCATATAGAACTGTGCGGCGAGGCCGACTTCACGGTCGGCGAGGAGTCGCTGGCGCGGTTCCTGGAGCGTACGTACGAGGTGGTGCCCGAGGGTGAGGAGCGGGTCGATGTGGACGGCCTCGTCACTCGCCTCCTGACCGCGGGCTGA
- a CDS encoding fluoride efflux transporter FluC has translation MSPSPSPRPSPRPSPRPRIGLRRRAAGGAALDGAVLGAVALGGALGAGARYGVAVALPTGQDGFPWATLWTNVAGCALMGVFMALLDEARRPHRLLRPLVGTGMLGGFTTFSAYALETRALLEGGRAVTAFAYLAGTLVAALLAVAVAAWATRGAVALVRRRRAA, from the coding sequence ATGAGCCCGAGCCCGAGTCCCCGTCCGAGCCCGCGACCGAGCCCGAGGCCGCGCATCGGCCTGCGGCGACGAGCGGCCGGTGGTGCCGCGCTCGACGGGGCGGTGCTGGGGGCCGTGGCCCTGGGCGGGGCGCTGGGCGCGGGGGCGAGGTACGGCGTGGCGGTGGCGCTGCCCACCGGGCAGGACGGGTTCCCCTGGGCGACGCTGTGGACGAACGTCGCGGGCTGCGCGCTGATGGGCGTGTTCATGGCGCTGCTGGACGAGGCGCGGCGCCCGCACCGGCTGCTGCGGCCCCTGGTCGGTACGGGCATGCTGGGCGGGTTCACGACGTTCTCGGCGTACGCCCTGGAGACCCGGGCGCTGCTGGAGGGCGGCCGTGCGGTGACGGCGTTCGCGTACCTGGCGGGCACGCTGGTCGCGGCGCTGCTGGCGGTGGCGGTGGCGGCGTGGGCGACTCGGGGCGCGGTGGCGCTGGTACGGAGGAGGCGGGCGGCATGA
- the crcB gene encoding fluoride efflux transporter CrcB: MTWLLVLVGGALGAPLRYLTDRAVQSRHDSVFPWGTLTVNVLGSLVLGVLAGAAVASPAYALLGTGLCGALTTYSTFSYETLRLTSAGSARYAAANAAVTVAASLGAVAAGVALGRALGG, translated from the coding sequence GTGACGTGGCTGCTGGTGCTGGTGGGTGGCGCGCTGGGCGCCCCGCTGCGGTACCTGACCGACCGGGCGGTTCAGTCGCGGCACGACTCGGTGTTCCCGTGGGGCACCCTGACCGTCAACGTCCTGGGCTCCCTCGTGCTGGGCGTCCTCGCGGGCGCGGCGGTGGCGTCCCCGGCGTACGCCCTGCTGGGCACCGGCCTGTGCGGGGCGCTCACGACGTACTCGACGTTCTCGTACGAGACGCTCCGCCTGACCAGCGCGGGCTCCGCCCGGTACGCGGCCGCCAACGCGGCGGTGACGGTCGCCGCGTCCCTGGGCGCGGTGGCGGCGGGCGTGGCGCTGGGGCGCGCCCTCGGGGGGTGA
- a CDS encoding nucleotidyltransferase domain-containing protein, with protein MAELAERLVRVGGVVGVCLGGSRARGTHREDSDFDLGLYYRAPPDTGALRRLAAELTGTDVEVTEPGGWGPWVDGGAWLTVGGRRVDWIYRDVDRVRRVWAECLAGRYEVGAQAGHPLGVYAHAYVGELALGRVLADPTGELRALRGRLHPYPAPLRDALVANARWEVPFTLGVARKGAARGDAFHVAGCLFRAVGLLVHALHAHAGAWLINEKGAVDEAARLPAAPAGFARRAHALFAAPATTPEALHATLDAADHLASEVLEALGAG; from the coding sequence ATGGCGGAGCTGGCGGAGCGGCTGGTCCGGGTCGGCGGGGTCGTCGGGGTGTGCCTCGGCGGGAGCCGGGCCCGCGGGACGCACCGGGAGGACTCCGACTTCGACCTGGGCCTGTACTACCGGGCGCCCCCCGACACCGGCGCGCTGCGGCGACTCGCGGCCGAGCTGACCGGCACCGACGTGGAGGTGACCGAGCCGGGCGGCTGGGGGCCCTGGGTGGACGGCGGCGCGTGGCTGACGGTCGGCGGGCGGCGGGTGGACTGGATCTACCGGGACGTCGACCGGGTACGGCGCGTCTGGGCCGAGTGCCTGGCCGGGCGGTACGAGGTCGGCGCGCAGGCCGGGCACCCGCTGGGCGTGTACGCGCACGCGTACGTCGGGGAGCTGGCACTGGGCCGGGTCCTCGCCGACCCGACCGGCGAACTGCGGGCCTTGCGCGGGCGGTTGCACCCGTACCCGGCTCCGCTGCGGGACGCGCTCGTGGCCAACGCCCGCTGGGAGGTGCCGTTCACCCTGGGCGTCGCCCGCAAGGGGGCGGCGCGCGGGGACGCCTTCCACGTGGCCGGGTGCCTGTTCCGCGCGGTCGGCCTGCTGGTCCACGCCCTGCACGCCCACGCCGGGGCCTGGCTGATCAACGAGAAGGGCGCCGTGGACGAGGCCGCCCGCCTCCCCGCCGCGCCCGCCGGTTTCGCCCGGCGCGCCCACGCCCTGTTCGCCGCGCCGGCGACGACCCCGGAGGCCCTGCACGCCACCCTGGACGCCGCCGACCACCTGGCGTCCGAGGTCCTGGAGGCCCTGGGGGCGGGGTGA
- a CDS encoding MAB_1171c family putative transporter, with translation MTALDLAGYLVAALMTAVALWRMPAALWGDEEDKRRRALWGCYAGFAAALWTKTHIVRTSLNNSPVVDLAVLIKHYTATVAILAILSYIVAIYGSYPDGGTVPRHVRFARMIQHVAAKASVATLVLLTVLFFTVVDRSVPSDRFVSDHAGQWGASLYMTVFYVYLGAASAVCAYQWALATANAPLRHLRVGLGMMTAAMFIGVAYTVSRTLFLWISVAEEPTAGFAEGFDKATEAAQVLLFALFAVGASIPACRSGWRRVRLWRAQVALHPLWRELMAAFPDQPFAPPASLARELTRFGTPADLRVDRWAADIADAVEKLRHYVPHGLLPAAREAAGSAGPVADAYWIKAALAAKAAGAQAGEAAEFDTRQATDQDGEVAWLVRVAEAYRSIPEERARRLLA, from the coding sequence TTGACTGCCCTGGACCTGGCCGGCTACCTGGTGGCCGCCCTGATGACGGCCGTGGCGCTGTGGCGGATGCCCGCGGCGCTGTGGGGCGACGAGGAGGACAAGCGCCGCCGCGCCCTGTGGGGCTGCTACGCCGGGTTCGCCGCCGCCCTGTGGACGAAGACCCACATCGTGCGGACCAGCCTCAACAACAGCCCGGTGGTGGACCTCGCCGTACTGATCAAGCACTACACGGCGACGGTCGCGATCCTGGCGATCCTCAGCTACATCGTGGCGATCTACGGCTCGTACCCGGACGGCGGGACCGTCCCGCGGCACGTCCGCTTCGCGCGGATGATCCAGCACGTCGCGGCGAAGGCGTCCGTGGCGACGCTGGTCCTGCTGACCGTGCTGTTCTTCACCGTCGTGGACCGCTCCGTCCCCTCGGACCGGTTCGTGTCGGACCACGCGGGACAGTGGGGCGCCTCGCTCTACATGACGGTGTTCTACGTGTACCTGGGCGCCGCGTCGGCCGTGTGCGCGTACCAGTGGGCGCTGGCGACGGCCAACGCGCCGCTGCGGCACCTGCGGGTGGGGCTCGGGATGATGACGGCGGCGATGTTCATCGGCGTCGCGTACACGGTGAGCCGCACGCTGTTCCTGTGGATCAGCGTCGCGGAGGAGCCGACCGCCGGCTTCGCCGAGGGTTTCGACAAGGCGACGGAGGCGGCCCAGGTGCTGCTGTTCGCGCTGTTCGCGGTCGGCGCGTCCATCCCGGCGTGTCGCAGCGGCTGGCGGCGGGTGCGGCTCTGGCGGGCGCAGGTGGCGCTGCACCCGCTGTGGCGGGAGCTGATGGCGGCGTTCCCCGACCAGCCGTTCGCGCCGCCCGCGTCGCTGGCGCGGGAGCTGACCCGCTTCGGCACCCCCGCCGACCTGCGGGTGGACCGGTGGGCGGCGGACATCGCGGACGCCGTGGAGAAGCTGCGCCACTACGTGCCGCACGGACTGCTCCCGGCCGCCCGGGAGGCGGCGGGCTCGGCGGGGCCTGTGGCGGACGCGTACTGGATCAAGGCGGCGCTGGCGGCGAAGGCGGCGGGCGCGCAGGCCGGTGAGGCGGCGGAGTTCGACACCCGGCAGGCGACGGACCAGGACGGTGAGGTGGCATGGCTCGTGCGGGTGGCGGAGGCGTACCGGTCGATACCGGAGGAGCGCGCGAGGCGGCTGCTCGCATGA
- a CDS encoding TrkH family potassium uptake protein — protein sequence MAGRATGVGHRLFAAHPARTLVLAFAVAVLVGTGLLSLPLATADGHSAGFVTALFTATSAVCVTGLVVVDTGTYWSGFGQGVILALVQAGGFGIMTMASLLALLISGRLRLRLQLTALAETKTFGIGDVRRVLLGVAGTTAAVELAVSAVLALRFRFGYDMPVGQAAYHAFFHAVSAFNNGGFALLLDSVVPYRTDPLVTLPIAAAVILGGIGFPVLLELLRHRRRRLTTGRRGWTLHTKLTIVTTAALLFTGTALTTLLEWGNPDTFGPLHWSGKLLNGFFHSAMTRSGGFNAVDVGAMEASTLLMTCTLMFVGGGSAGTAGGIKVTTFAVLAAAMVAEARGEPNSTIMGRRLAPHALRQALTVALLGVGFVIAATLALLTVVKAPLEAVLFEAVSAFATVGLSTGITADLPVSGELIVILLMFVGRLGPVTLVSALALRERKRRYELPEERPVIG from the coding sequence GTGGCTGGACGTGCGACAGGGGTGGGGCACCGGCTGTTCGCCGCCCATCCGGCCCGCACGCTGGTGCTGGCGTTCGCCGTGGCCGTCCTCGTCGGCACGGGCCTGCTGTCGCTGCCGCTCGCCACCGCGGACGGGCACTCCGCCGGTTTCGTCACGGCCCTGTTCACCGCCACGTCCGCCGTGTGCGTCACCGGCCTGGTCGTGGTGGACACGGGCACGTACTGGAGCGGCTTCGGCCAAGGGGTCATCCTGGCCCTCGTCCAGGCCGGCGGCTTCGGCATCATGACGATGGCCTCGCTGCTCGCGCTCCTGATCTCCGGGAGGCTGCGGCTGCGCCTCCAGCTGACGGCGCTCGCCGAGACGAAGACCTTCGGCATCGGGGACGTACGCCGGGTGCTGCTCGGCGTCGCAGGGACGACCGCCGCCGTGGAGCTGGCCGTGAGCGCCGTGCTCGCGCTGCGGTTCCGCTTCGGGTACGACATGCCGGTGGGGCAGGCCGCGTACCACGCGTTCTTCCACGCCGTGTCGGCCTTCAACAACGGCGGCTTCGCCCTGCTCCTGGACAGCGTCGTCCCGTACCGGACCGATCCGCTGGTGACGTTGCCCATCGCGGCCGCCGTCATCCTCGGCGGCATCGGTTTCCCCGTCCTGCTGGAGCTGCTGCGGCACCGCAGGCGGCGGCTGACCACGGGACGGCGCGGCTGGACGCTCCACACCAAGCTGACCATCGTCACCACGGCCGCCCTGCTGTTCACCGGCACCGCCCTGACCACCCTGCTGGAGTGGGGCAACCCCGACACCTTCGGCCCGCTCCACTGGAGCGGGAAGCTGCTGAACGGCTTCTTCCACTCCGCGATGACCCGCTCCGGAGGCTTCAACGCCGTCGATGTCGGCGCGATGGAAGCCTCCACCCTGCTGATGACCTGCACGCTGATGTTCGTGGGCGGCGGCAGCGCGGGCACGGCGGGCGGCATCAAGGTGACCACCTTCGCGGTGCTGGCCGCCGCGATGGTCGCGGAGGCGCGCGGCGAGCCCAACTCGACCATCATGGGCCGCCGTCTCGCCCCGCACGCGCTGCGCCAGGCCCTGACGGTCGCGCTGCTCGGCGTCGGCTTCGTGATAGCGGCGACGCTCGCGCTGCTGACCGTGGTGAAGGCGCCGCTGGAGGCCGTGCTGTTCGAGGCGGTCTCGGCGTTCGCGACCGTCGGTCTGTCCACCGGGATCACGGCGGACCTGCCGGTCTCCGGGGAACTGATCGTGATCCTGCTCATGTTCGTCGGCCGGCTCGGCCCGGTCACCCTCGTCTCGGCCCTCGCCCTGCGGGAGCGCAAGCGCCGGTACGAGCTACCCGAGGAGCGACCTGTCATTGGGTGA
- a CDS encoding potassium channel family protein: protein MGDYLHHLRGRRRKRLAETDTGDQRVAVIGLGRFGSSLAHELTRRGWDVLGIDTDARLVQKVSDVLTHSAVADCTDPEVLEQLGVHEFTSAVVGIGTDVEASILIAANLLDAGVPNIWAKAISRQHGQILKRLGVHHVVLPEHEMGERVAHLVTGRMLDFIQFDDDYALVKTVAPDIATGVPLGESQVRSRWGVTVVGIKRPGQDFTYATAETVMERGDVIVVTGKTHAVESFAELS, encoded by the coding sequence TTGGGTGACTACCTGCACCATCTGCGCGGCAGGCGCCGCAAGCGCCTCGCCGAGACCGACACGGGCGACCAGCGGGTCGCCGTCATAGGGCTGGGCCGGTTCGGCAGCTCGCTGGCCCACGAGCTGACCCGGCGCGGCTGGGACGTCCTCGGCATCGACACGGACGCCCGGCTGGTCCAGAAGGTCAGCGACGTCCTCACCCACTCGGCCGTCGCCGACTGCACCGACCCCGAGGTGCTGGAACAGCTCGGCGTGCACGAGTTCACCAGCGCCGTCGTCGGCATCGGCACGGACGTGGAGGCGAGCATCCTCATCGCCGCGAACCTGCTCGACGCCGGGGTCCCCAACATCTGGGCCAAGGCCATCAGCCGCCAGCACGGGCAGATCCTGAAGCGGCTCGGCGTCCACCACGTGGTGCTGCCCGAGCACGAGATGGGCGAGCGGGTCGCGCACCTGGTGACCGGGCGGATGCTCGACTTCATCCAGTTCGACGACGACTACGCGCTGGTCAAGACGGTCGCCCCGGACATCGCGACGGGCGTCCCGCTCGGCGAGAGCCAGGTCCGCAGCCGGTGGGGCGTGACGGTCGTCGGCATCAAGCGGCCGGGTCAGGACTTCACGTACGCGACGGCCGAGACGGTCATGGAGCGCGGTGACGTCATCGTCGTCACCGGCAAGACGCATGCGGTGGAGTCCTTCGCGGAGCTGAGCTGA
- a CDS encoding VOC family protein — MAGPTEGMPIWADAMFTDLEGAKAFYGDVLGWTFGEEATEYGNYTQAYADGKAVAAVVPPMPDQGAETPHSAWCLYLATDDVEETARKVRDNGGEVLMGPMAVGEFGSMLIARDPGGVTFGAWQPGTHRGFEARSVPGAYAWSEIYTRDAAKADAFFPAVFPYAVKRMPDEHIDFKVLQLGDDPVLGRMKMGEEYPPEVPPFISVYFAVEDVDAAVGRATTHGAKVVYGPMTSPFGRFAALVDPQGAPFALIDETTTEGEMPDLVPDA; from the coding sequence ATGGCCGGACCGACCGAGGGCATGCCCATCTGGGCGGACGCGATGTTCACCGACCTGGAGGGCGCCAAGGCCTTCTACGGCGACGTGCTGGGCTGGACCTTCGGCGAGGAGGCCACCGAGTACGGCAACTACACGCAGGCGTACGCCGACGGCAAGGCGGTCGCCGCCGTCGTGCCGCCCATGCCGGACCAGGGCGCCGAGACCCCGCACTCCGCCTGGTGCCTGTACCTCGCGACCGACGACGTGGAGGAGACCGCGCGGAAGGTGCGGGACAACGGCGGCGAGGTCCTCATGGGGCCCATGGCGGTCGGGGAGTTCGGCTCGATGCTGATCGCCCGCGACCCGGGCGGCGTCACGTTCGGCGCCTGGCAGCCGGGCACCCACCGGGGCTTCGAGGCGCGGTCCGTGCCGGGCGCGTACGCCTGGTCGGAGATCTACACGCGGGACGCGGCGAAGGCCGACGCGTTCTTCCCCGCCGTCTTCCCGTACGCGGTGAAGCGCATGCCGGACGAGCACATCGACTTCAAGGTCCTCCAGCTCGGTGACGACCCGGTGCTCGGCCGGATGAAGATGGGCGAGGAGTACCCGCCGGAGGTGCCGCCGTTCATCAGCGTGTACTTCGCCGTCGAGGACGTGGACGCGGCGGTCGGGCGGGCCACGACACACGGCGCGAAGGTCGTGTACGGGCCGATGACCAGCCCGTTCGGCCGGTTCGCGGCGCTGGTGGACCCGCAGGGCGCGCCGTTCGCGCTGATCGACGAGACGACGACGGAGGGCGAGATGCCGGACCTGGTCCCGGACGCCTGA
- a CDS encoding ester cyclase: MTFVQVIDCRTQQVDALNSLMDDWVEATRGRRTATHSIVAKDRSDASHVVEIVEFPSYEEAMRNSHLPETDRIYRELVALCDGEPSFTDLDVVRDEQLNKALVKEFFDRVVNGRDMEALEELCAADYREHDPSLSSEPLDLQGAKEQNGELMDAFEPRVTLDRIVAEGDLVCVGIDFRGHHSREYRGIPATDREMTGTGHATFRCADGKIAESWWNWDEVGMLRQLGVLDT; the protein is encoded by the coding sequence ATGACATTCGTGCAGGTCATCGACTGCCGGACGCAGCAGGTGGACGCGCTGAACAGCCTGATGGACGACTGGGTCGAGGCGACCCGGGGCAGGCGGACGGCCACCCACTCGATCGTCGCCAAGGACCGCTCCGACGCCTCGCACGTCGTCGAGATCGTCGAGTTCCCCTCGTACGAGGAGGCCATGCGCAACTCCCACCTCCCGGAGACCGACCGGATCTACCGGGAGCTGGTGGCCCTGTGTGACGGCGAGCCGTCCTTCACGGACCTCGACGTCGTGCGGGACGAGCAGTTGAACAAGGCGCTGGTGAAGGAGTTCTTCGACCGGGTCGTCAACGGCCGTGACATGGAGGCGTTGGAGGAGCTGTGCGCCGCCGACTACCGGGAGCACGACCCGTCCCTGTCGTCCGAACCGCTGGACCTCCAGGGCGCCAAGGAGCAGAACGGCGAGCTGATGGACGCGTTCGAACCGCGCGTCACGCTGGACCGGATCGTCGCCGAGGGCGACCTCGTGTGCGTCGGAATAGACTTCCGGGGCCACCACAGCCGCGAGTACCGGGGCATCCCGGCGACCGACCGGGAAATGACGGGCACAGGTCATGCCACGTTCCGCTGCGCGGACGGCAAGATCGCGGAGAGCTGGTGGAACTGGGACGAGGTCGGCATGCTGCGGCAGCTGGGCGTACTGGACACCTGA
- a CDS encoding MerR family transcriptional regulator: MADDQRWHMRIGEVAQRTGLSLRTIRHYEDAGIAAPSARTKGGFRLYTEQDVERLLAAARMRPLGFTVDEMREVLDVTARLASTDDPPEGEERERLLARLGTYREAVEARCEALRVRLRRAEDLAATLRGHLDPVG; this comes from the coding sequence ATGGCGGACGACCAGCGGTGGCACATGCGGATCGGCGAGGTGGCCCAGCGGACCGGCCTGTCGCTGCGCACGATCCGCCACTACGAGGACGCGGGCATCGCCGCGCCGTCGGCCCGCACCAAGGGCGGGTTCCGGCTGTACACGGAGCAGGACGTCGAACGGCTGCTCGCGGCGGCGCGGATGAGGCCCCTCGGTTTCACCGTGGACGAGATGCGCGAGGTACTGGACGTCACCGCCCGGCTCGCCTCGACGGACGACCCGCCGGAGGGGGAGGAGCGGGAGCGGCTGCTGGCCCGCCTCGGCACGTACCGGGAGGCCGTCGAGGCGCGGTGCGAGGCGCTGCGCGTGCGGCTCCGCAGGGCGGAGGACCTCGCCGCGACCCTGCGCGGCCACCTCGACCCGGTCGGCTGA
- a CDS encoding PH domain-containing protein — translation MALCGNAHTVDPASAQQDYARLLGPGERVHAAYLLIRDTILFTDRRLIMVDKQGITGKKVEYHSIPYRSITHFAVETAGTFDLDAELKIWISGSQVPVQKTFTKGVDIYEVQAILTQFVAR, via the coding sequence ATGGCACTGTGCGGCAACGCCCACACCGTGGACCCGGCGAGCGCGCAGCAGGACTACGCGCGGCTGCTCGGCCCCGGCGAGCGGGTCCACGCGGCGTACCTGCTGATCCGCGACACGATCCTGTTCACCGACCGCCGACTGATCATGGTGGACAAGCAGGGCATCACCGGCAAGAAGGTCGAGTACCACTCGATCCCGTACCGCAGCATCACGCACTTCGCGGTGGAGACGGCGGGCACGTTCGACCTCGACGCCGAGCTGAAGATCTGGATCAGCGGCAGCCAGGTGCCGGTCCAGAAGACGTTCACCAAGGGCGTGGACATCTACGAGGTGCAGGCGATCCTTACGCAGTTCGTGGCACGGTGA
- a CDS encoding RICIN domain-containing protein, translated as MNQQPYGEDPQRWDPEATELLPPTRASYGPPTPEAPQAPYGAENSYGSQNSYGSENSYGSQNSYGSHNPYGQGPHPADPHDPQGQYEPYGPGGPGGPGGYGSYGGPAPVEATRPLPRIEDDLPPGPPASPVPPRRTGRSGPPRAVLVGAAIVVCAAAGLAIGAVLGGGDGDDAPEAAPASAPAVAPTPSAAPDPAPTPSPTPTPTPTPPPVPAGTFVLVEPATGRAADVQGAATNDGAPVLAWERHGQPNQQWQVVDLGDGHVQLRAVHSGLCLQPVDPLGPGAVVVQRPCVDSDAQRWVPTPSADAATHTFALKGWGLALAPAGPENGSPLSLQAPDAANPRGWALQAP; from the coding sequence GTGAACCAGCAACCGTACGGCGAGGACCCGCAGAGGTGGGACCCGGAGGCGACGGAACTCCTCCCGCCCACGAGGGCGTCGTACGGACCGCCCACCCCCGAGGCCCCTCAGGCCCCTTACGGGGCGGAGAACTCCTACGGGTCTCAGAACTCCTACGGGTCCGAGAACTCCTACGGGTCTCAGAACTCCTACGGGTCCCATAACCCCTATGGGCAGGGCCCGCATCCCGCCGACCCGCACGACCCGCAAGGGCAGTACGAGCCGTACGGCCCAGGCGGCCCAGGCGGCCCCGGCGGGTACGGCTCGTACGGTGGCCCGGCGCCCGTGGAGGCGACGCGGCCGCTGCCCCGCATCGAGGACGACCTCCCGCCCGGCCCGCCCGCCTCGCCGGTCCCGCCCCGCCGCACCGGCAGGAGCGGACCGCCCAGGGCGGTGCTCGTGGGCGCCGCGATCGTCGTGTGCGCGGCCGCGGGCCTGGCGATCGGCGCCGTGCTGGGCGGGGGCGACGGCGACGACGCCCCCGAGGCGGCCCCCGCCTCCGCCCCGGCTGTCGCGCCCACCCCGTCAGCCGCCCCCGACCCGGCCCCGACGCCGTCCCCGACCCCCACCCCGACTCCGACGCCGCCGCCGGTACCGGCAGGCACGTTCGTGCTGGTGGAGCCCGCGACGGGCCGGGCCGCCGACGTGCAGGGTGCCGCCACCAACGACGGCGCGCCCGTCCTCGCCTGGGAGCGCCACGGCCAGCCGAACCAGCAGTGGCAGGTGGTGGACCTCGGCGACGGCCACGTCCAGTTGCGGGCCGTCCACTCGGGGCTGTGCCTCCAGCCCGTCGATCCGCTCGGCCCCGGCGCGGTCGTCGTGCAGCGGCCGTGCGTGGACAGCGACGCCCAGCGCTGGGTGCCGACGCCGTCCGCCGACGCGGCGACCCACACGTTCGCCCTGAAGGGCTGGGGTCTCGCCCTGGCGCCGGCCGGCCCGGAGAACGGCTCCCCGCTGAGCCTCCAGGCGCCCGACGCCGCCAACCCGCGGGGCTGGGCGCTCCAGGCGCCGTAG